Proteins from a single region of bacterium:
- a CDS encoding ankyrin repeat domain-containing protein, with protein MKLFLFVAFISLCLLSCSKKQEELFTVRIAIGDSAMTWSDGKMIMNLDSLPGSWEIPALSDSLGYVQAARNDSEYYSGRTYSSRLIVDVRKNVASQLLVMMVYNTLRNQFNETRLLWTLPDHRVLEIPVLAMQGYGLNHQVNITPTDIWMATYLHPVYEAPPDLPPDDPIPYSLEKPLEEQKEKTIDQKQAKQLTAKRAHRARAQAVAATRPSSFGRVSHPIKIARVDGQLNIAEFRTKLAWLTAELGKIGYVKGRHFNISVNDQVPASEFFEVAEAIIGSIPNETPLQKAAIWDMAPPPPPQAPGGAFRYLNGLTASFRDFSISIGRNIISEVREDSSGADGSPNHDLLCIGGLLYTAIEDSNMSRTQLILDYGMDVNSYAFDGLEVQRGQYDDEEVKGQERRQDWHGYTPLLLAVSKNQADVVRFLIRHNADVNRPSKTYTYKWGGIVVANDNFTWKTNTSTEGRIISPLKLALEKKNEEIVKILQEAGAK; from the coding sequence ATGAAATTATTTTTGTTTGTGGCATTTATCAGCTTGTGTCTTTTGAGTTGCTCGAAAAAGCAGGAAGAATTGTTTACCGTTCGAATCGCGATCGGAGATTCGGCCATGACGTGGTCCGACGGCAAGATGATTATGAATTTGGATTCGCTGCCAGGCTCATGGGAGATTCCGGCTTTGTCAGACTCACTAGGATACGTGCAGGCTGCAAGAAATGATTCGGAATATTATTCAGGCCGAACCTATTCTTCGCGTTTAATAGTTGATGTGCGAAAGAATGTTGCATCACAGTTACTGGTAATGATGGTCTACAACACGCTTCGAAATCAATTTAATGAAACGCGGTTGCTGTGGACACTTCCGGATCACCGCGTATTAGAAATACCTGTTTTGGCTATGCAAGGGTACGGGCTCAATCACCAAGTCAATATTACACCAACGGACATCTGGATGGCAACGTATCTGCATCCTGTTTATGAAGCTCCGCCCGACCTTCCGCCGGACGATCCGATTCCTTACTCGCTTGAAAAGCCATTGGAAGAACAAAAAGAAAAAACGATTGATCAGAAACAAGCGAAACAGTTGACGGCCAAACGCGCTCATAGAGCCAGGGCTCAGGCAGTAGCGGCTACTCGCCCTTCATCGTTCGGTCGAGTTTCGCATCCTATTAAAATTGCACGTGTGGACGGCCAATTGAACATCGCCGAATTTAGAACCAAATTGGCGTGGCTTACGGCGGAGCTTGGTAAAATCGGTTATGTTAAAGGCCGTCATTTTAATATATCAGTGAACGATCAGGTCCCGGCTTCTGAATTTTTTGAAGTAGCGGAGGCTATTATCGGATCCATTCCGAATGAAACTCCTTTGCAAAAAGCGGCCATTTGGGACATGGCGCCTCCGCCTCCCCCGCAAGCGCCCGGCGGAGCATTTCGATATCTCAACGGGTTGACCGCATCGTTTAGAGATTTTTCCATTTCTATCGGACGCAATATTATTTCTGAAGTTCGTGAAGATTCGTCAGGCGCTGACGGATCGCCCAATCACGATTTGCTTTGTATCGGAGGTTTGTTGTACACCGCGATCGAAGACAGCAATATGTCTCGCACCCAGCTTATACTGGATTATGGGATGGATGTTAACAGCTATGCATTTGACGGACTTGAAGTCCAGCGAGGCCAATACGACGATGAAGAGGTCAAAGGTCAGGAACGGCGGCAAGATTGGCACGGGTATACGCCATTACTGCTCGCGGTATCGAAAAATCAGGCCGACGTCGTACGATTTCTGATCCGGCACAATGCCGATGTCAATCGACCCAGCAAGACGTATACGTATAAATGGGGAGGAATAGTGGTCGCCAATGATAACTTCACTTGGAAAACGAATACGTCGACAGAGGGGCGGATCATTTCTCCGCTTAAACTTGCGCTTGAAAAGAAAAACGAAGAGATTGTCAAAATTTTACAGGAAGCAGGCGCAAAGTAA